A genomic segment from Actinomycetota bacterium encodes:
- a CDS encoding glycosyltransferase, with protein MRLAVYHPWTYLQGGIERILVELFRRSRHSWTLYTHRFEAEGTFPELSRNPVVELSPRVSVKRSIGPLAHAAWTMGRARLPEDGSRALLVSSEGLGDFIVARNRLPSVCYCHTPLKIFHDPATNQALKRRDPRKALALSLLGPAFNIADRRMWRRFRHVFVSSEEIRGRAERAGLRPSGLVEVLPPGVDLEWFTDDGNPRERFLLVAGRVKWWKNIELAIAGLAEAHRRGSTASMVIAGGVDPLDGAYLEGLRAQARGLPVTFETEPTQERLRELYRRCAALVLPTLNEDFGMVPLEAMACGAPVVAVDSGGPRETVVPGETGWLVPPTPEAFAEAIARATSGEGPIPGVREAARARAEQFTWTRFVNRLDDVMEAVALQEPERRQSGP; from the coding sequence ATGCGGCTGGCCGTTTACCATCCCTGGACCTACCTGCAAGGCGGGATCGAGCGGATCCTCGTCGAGCTCTTCCGTCGTAGCAGACACTCCTGGACCCTCTATACCCACCGATTCGAGGCGGAAGGAACGTTCCCGGAGCTATCGCGTAATCCCGTCGTCGAGCTGTCACCGAGAGTGTCGGTGAAGCGGTCTATCGGCCCGCTTGCCCACGCTGCGTGGACGATGGGGAGAGCCCGCCTTCCCGAGGACGGCAGCAGGGCACTTCTGGTCTCCTCGGAAGGGCTGGGCGACTTCATCGTCGCTCGTAACCGCCTGCCCTCGGTCTGCTACTGCCACACGCCGCTCAAGATCTTCCACGACCCGGCGACGAACCAGGCGCTCAAGCGCCGCGATCCTCGTAAGGCGCTCGCCTTATCCCTTCTCGGCCCGGCGTTCAACATCGCCGACCGGCGGATGTGGCGACGCTTCCGGCACGTGTTCGTCAGCAGCGAGGAGATCCGCGGACGCGCCGAGCGCGCCGGCCTGCGCCCGTCGGGTCTGGTCGAGGTCCTTCCGCCCGGCGTCGACCTGGAATGGTTCACCGACGACGGGAACCCTCGCGAGCGGTTCCTGCTCGTCGCCGGACGGGTGAAGTGGTGGAAGAACATCGAACTCGCGATCGCCGGACTTGCCGAAGCGCATCGCCGCGGCTCGACCGCGTCGATGGTGATAGCCGGCGGCGTCGACCCTCTCGACGGGGCGTATCTCGAGGGTCTCCGCGCGCAGGCGCGAGGGTTGCCGGTGACGTTCGAGACGGAGCCGACCCAGGAGCGCTTGCGGGAGCTCTATCGTCGCTGCGCCGCGCTCGTTCTTCCGACATTGAACGAGGACTTCGGCATGGTGCCGCTCGAGGCGATGGCGTGCGGAGCTCCCGTCGTCGCCGTGGACTCCGGCGGCCCGCGCGAGACCGTCGTTCCCGGCGAGACCGGCTGGCTGGTGCCTCCGACGCCGGAAGCGTTCGCCGAGGCGATCGCGCGGGCGACCTCCGGCGAAGGCCCGATCCCCGGCGTTCGCGAGGCCGCACGTGCCCGCGCCGAGCAGTTCACATGGACGAGATTCGTGAACCGTCTCGACGACGTGATGGAGGCGGTCGCGCTACAGGAACCCGAGCGAAGACAGTCCGGCCCGTAG
- a CDS encoding sugar transferase, producing MTTDMATGTVEERLGRPHAAKPQVKTHASVAAGGRFPRWLRALDTVHRADGPRVLPIDALAVGGAAALAGVPVKALVPLTAALITVLYVSNWYRFRTTLETQGVLWAISLIGMPTALTVLVAFAIAPDIGLWLRKDVVRFGVVAASSLIGMRLLTWLTLVEARRRGIGLRRTLIVGDSKHGRLLSRKLMSFPEVGLLPVAMLPTGNGHGYTRFVPSFPAAQELSRAIADADIEHVVLAPDGSDEAILECVKGSEGDVSFSMLPPMSEFFLHPGLVTQAGGLPLISLGKIAQHHRALPGKRLFDIVVGSLIMLVIGPILGLVALGIKVLDRGPILYRQRRVGRDGDVFHMLKFRSMVVGAERLIIDLRDHNVSNGLLFKVYDDPRVTKVGRLIRRLSIDELPQLWNVIRGDMSLVGPRPLAVEPQDFGPVDNQRHAVRPGITGYWQVSGSNELTYEEMIKLDFAYIENWSLWLDMRLLVRTIPALLHRRGPS from the coding sequence GTGACGACTGACATGGCCACAGGCACTGTAGAGGAACGCCTCGGGCGGCCTCACGCTGCAAAGCCGCAGGTCAAGACGCATGCCTCGGTCGCGGCCGGCGGGCGGTTCCCGCGCTGGCTCCGGGCCCTCGACACGGTTCACCGGGCGGATGGGCCGCGGGTTCTTCCGATCGACGCTCTCGCCGTCGGCGGCGCCGCCGCGCTGGCCGGTGTGCCGGTGAAAGCGCTCGTTCCGCTCACGGCGGCCCTCATAACGGTCCTTTACGTCTCTAACTGGTACCGCTTCCGGACGACCCTGGAAACGCAGGGCGTCCTCTGGGCGATCTCGCTGATCGGGATGCCGACGGCTCTCACGGTTCTCGTCGCGTTCGCCATCGCGCCGGACATAGGCTTGTGGCTGCGCAAGGACGTCGTTCGTTTCGGAGTTGTGGCGGCCTCGTCGCTCATCGGGATGCGACTCCTCACCTGGCTGACACTCGTCGAGGCTCGCCGCCGTGGCATCGGCCTTCGGCGCACGCTGATCGTCGGCGACAGCAAGCACGGCCGCCTGCTCTCACGCAAGCTCATGAGTTTCCCGGAGGTCGGGCTCCTTCCCGTCGCGATGTTGCCGACGGGCAACGGTCACGGCTACACGCGGTTCGTCCCTTCGTTCCCAGCCGCACAGGAGCTTTCGCGCGCGATCGCCGACGCCGACATCGAGCACGTCGTGCTCGCGCCCGACGGCAGCGACGAGGCGATCCTCGAGTGCGTGAAGGGATCCGAAGGGGACGTGTCCTTCTCGATGCTGCCGCCGATGTCCGAGTTCTTCCTGCATCCCGGGCTCGTCACGCAGGCCGGCGGGCTGCCGCTGATCTCGCTCGGCAAGATCGCGCAACATCACCGAGCCCTCCCGGGCAAGCGTCTGTTCGACATCGTCGTCGGATCGCTGATCATGCTCGTGATCGGGCCGATCCTCGGGCTCGTCGCGCTGGGCATCAAGGTGCTCGACCGGGGGCCGATCCTGTACCGGCAGCGCCGTGTCGGCCGCGACGGCGACGTTTTCCACATGCTCAAGTTCCGCTCTATGGTCGTCGGCGCCGAGCGGCTGATCATCGATCTCCGCGATCACAACGTCAGCAACGGACTGCTGTTCAAGGTGTACGACGACCCGCGCGTCACGAAGGTCGGGCGCCTGATCCGCCGGCTGTCGATCGATGAGCTGCCGCAGCTCTGGAACGTTATCCGCGGCGACATGTCGCTCGTCGGTCCCCGGCCGCTCGCCGTGGAGCCACAGGACTTCGGGCCGGTCGACAATCAGCGTCACGCCGTGCGCCCGGGGATCACCGGATACTGGCAGGTCTCGGGCTCGAACGAGCTTACCTACGAAGAGATGATCAAGCTCGACTTCGCGTACATAGAGAACTGGTCGCTGTGGCTCGACATGCGGCTCCTCGTCCGCACGATCCCGGCGCTGCTCCACCGACGCGGCCCGTCGTAA